The window CCACGGTCCGCGCCAGGGCGAAGATCACGGTGAACATGCTGGTTGGAATGCCGATCGCCTTGAGGATGATCCCCGAGTAGAAGTCGACGTTCGGGTACAGCGAGCGTTCGATGAAGTACGGGTCGGTCAGGGCGATCTCTTCCAGGCGCATGGCCAGTTCGAGTTGCGGATCGTTCTTGATCCCCAGTTCCTTGAGCACTTCGTCGCAGGTCTGCTTCATGACGGTGGCGCGCGGGTCGCGGTTCTTGTAGACCCGGTGACCGAAGCCCATCAGCTTGAACGGATCGTTCTTGTCCTTGGCCTTGGCGATGAACTTGTCGATGTTCGAGACATCGCCGATTTCATCGAGCATGGTCAATACCGCTTCGTTGGCACCGCCGTGGGCTGGGCCCCAGAGTGCGGCGATACCGGCGGCGATACAGGCGAACGGGTTGGCACCCGAGGAGCCGGCCAGGCGCACGGTGGACGTGGAGGCGTTCTGCTCGTGGTCGGCGTGGAGGATGAAGATCCGGTCCATGGCCTTGGCGAGCACCGGGCTGATCGGTTTGATCTCGCACGGGGTGTTGAACATCATATGCAGGAAGTTTTCTGCATAAGTCAGGTCATTGCGCGGGTACATCATGGGCTGGCCCATGGAGTACTTGTAGACCATGGCTGCCAGGGTCGGCATCTTTGCCACCAGGCGGATCGCGGAGATTTCGCGATGCTGGGGGTTATTGATGTCCAGGGAGTCGTGGTAGAAGGCCGAGAGGGCGCCGACAACGCCGCACATGACGGCCATCGGGTGGGCATCGCGACGGAAGCCGTTGAAGAAGGTCTTCAACTGTTCGTGAACCATGGTGTGGTTCTTCACGGTGCTGACGAACTGGGCCTTTTGCTCTGCGGTTGGCAGCTCGCCGTTGAGCAGCAGGTAGCAGGTTTCCAGGTAGTCCGACTTTTCAGCCAGTTGTTCGATCGGGTAGCCGCGGTGCAGCAGGATGCCGTTGTCGCCGTCGATATAGGTGATTTTCGACTCGCACGAAGCGGTCGACATGAAACCCGGGTCAAAGGTGAAACGGCCCGTGGCCGTCAGGCCCCGTACGTCGATTACATCGGGACCAACGGTGCCGGTTAAAATGGGCAGCTCGACGGGGGCTGCGCCCTCGATGATCAACTGCGCTTTTTTGTCAGCCATGTGGCCTCCTATTAATGCTTGGAATCATCAGACAGACCCCCCACGCAGGGCCCGCACCACTATAGTGAGATAAATTCGAATGTCAATTTGCCTAAAGTCTTGCTCCAGAAGGCTTTAACCGGACTTTTTCCGCGAAATTGCCTGCCGTTTACGCCTTTTGCTTCATATGTGCAATGCGCTATTAGGGGAAGGTGAACGCGTTGTCATTAGTAGCCTAACTGTCTATACTCGGCCACCGACCGCCAGGGGCTTTTGGGCCTGCTTTCTTGGGGGTCGTCACTCCCTGGGTGGTGAGTACCTGACCAGTGCGCGCCCCAACAACTTTGCCCTGATTGTTAGGGGCTCTTCAGTGTGAAAAAAAGCCGTGAAAAGCCAACGACCTGTAAACCTAGACCTAAGGACCATCAAACTCCCAGTCACTGCTTACACGTCCATTCTTCACCGTATCTCCGGTGTCATTCTCTTCGTCAGCCTGGCCATCATGCTTTATGCATTGGACAAGTCGCTCGACTCGGAAGAAGGCTTCGGTCAGGTGAAAGCGTGTCTGACCAGTCCGCTAGCCAAGCTAGTGATTTGGGGCATCCTGTCCGCCTTGCTGTATCACCTGGTTGCCGGTGTGCGCCACTTGATCATGGACATGGGCATCGGTGAGACGCTGGAAGGCGGCAAGCTGGGCTCGAAAATCGTTATCGCCGTTTCCGTGGTGGTAATCGTTCTGGCAGGAGTCTGGATATGGTAACCAACGTCACGAACCTTTCCCGTTCGGGCCTCTATGACTGGATGGCGCAGCGTGTGTCTGCGGTCGTTCTCGCGGCTTACTTCATTTTCCTGATCGGATATGTCGTAGCAAACCCTGGCCTTGGCTATGCCCAATGGCACGAACTGTTCGCAAACAACTGGATGCGTATCTTCAGTCTGCTGTCGCTTGTCGCACTGGGCGCTCACGCCTGGGTCGGCATGTGGACCATCGCGACCGACTACCTGACGCCGATGGCGTTCGGCAAGTCGGCGACTGCCGTACGTTTCCTCTTCCAGGCAGTATGCGGCGTCGCGATGTTTGCGTACTTCGTCTGGGGTGTGCAGATTCTTTGGGGTATCTGATTCATGGCTAACATTCCTACGATTTCTTTCGACGCCATCATTATTGGTGGCGGCGGTGCCGGCATGCGCGCTGCGCTGCAACTGGCACAGGGCGGTCACAAGACTGCCGTGATCACCAAGGTTTTTCCGACCCGTTCGCACACTGTTTCCGCCCAGGGCGGCATCACCTGTGCCATCGCTTCGGCTGACCCGAACGATGACTGGCGCTGGCACATGTACGATACCGTCAAGGGTTCCGACTACATCGGTGACCAGGACGCTATCGAATACATGTGTCAGGAAGGTCCGGCTGCGGTTTTCGAATTGGACCACATGGGCCTGCCGTTCTCGCGTACCGAAACCGGCCGTATCTACCAGCGTCCGTTCGGCGGTCAGTCCAAGGACTACGGCAAGGGCGGCCAGGCTGCGCGTACTTGCGCGGCGTCCGACCGTACCGGTCACGCACTGTTGCACACCCTTTATCAGGGCAACCTGAAAGCCGGTACCACGTTCCTGAACGAGTACTACGCCGTTGACCTGGTGAAAAACCAGGATGGCGCTTTCGTCGGTGTGATCGCGATCTGCATCGAAACCGGCGAAACCACCTACATCCGCGCCAAGGCTACCGTGTTGGCGACTGGCGGTGCCGGCCGTATCTACGCGTCCACCACCAACGCCCTGATCAACACCGGTGACGGTGTCGGCATGGCGCTGCGTGCTGGCGTGCCGGTACAAGACATCGAAATGTGGCAGTTCCACCCGACCGGCATCGCCGGCGCCGGTGTACTGGTCACCGAAGGTTGCCGCGGTGAAGGCGGTTACCTGATCAACAAGCACGGCGAGCGTTTCATGGAGCGTTATGCTCCGAACGCCAAAGACCTTGCCGGTCGCGACGTAGTTGCCCGTTCGATGGTGAAAGAAATCATCGCCGGCAACGGTTGCGGTCCGAATGGCGACCACGTGATGCTCAAGCTCGACCACCTGGGCGAGGAAGTGCTGCACAGCCGTCTGCCAGGCATTTGCGAACTGTCGAAGACCTTCGCTCACGTCGACCCTGTCGTTGCGCCGGTTCCAGTAGTTCCAACCTGCCACTATATGATGGGCGGCGTTGCCACCAACATTCACGGCCAGGCGATCACCCAGAACGCCGAAGGCGTGGACGAAATCATCCCTGGCCTGTTCGCAGTGGGTGAAGTGGCTTGCGTATCGGTTCACGGTGCCAACCGTCTGGGCGGCAACTCGCTGCTCGACCTGGTGGTATTCGGTCGCGCTGCCGGCCTGCACCTGGAAAAAGCGCTGACCGAGGGTATCGAGTATGACGATGCCACCGACGCCAACATCGAAGCCGCCCTGGCGCGTCTGTCCGCTCTGAATGAGCGTACCGAAGGCGAAGACGTGGCGACCCTGCGTCGCGAGCTGCAAAACTGCATGCAAAACTACTTCGGTGTGTTCCGTACCGGCGAGTACATGCAGAAGGGTATCGCTCAGCTGGCTCAATTGCGTGAACGAATCGCCAACGTGAAGATCAACGATAAGTCGCAGGCGTTTAACACTGCACGTATCGAAGCGCTGGAACTGCAGAACCTGCTGGAAGTGGCCGAAGCCACCGCCATCGCGGCAGAAGTGCGCAAAGAGTCCCGTGGTGCCCATGCCCGCGAAGACTTTGAAGACCGTGATGACGAAAACTGGTTGTGCCACACCTTGTTCTTCCCGGGTGAAAAACGTGTCGCCAAGCGTGCGGTGAACTTCTCGCCGAAGACCGTTCCGACGTTTGAACCCAAGATCCGGACTTACTAAGGGTGGCCGCCATGTTGCAAGTCAGTGTTTATCGCTACAACCCTGATCAGGACGCCGCGCCGTTCATGCAGGATTTCCAGGTCGATACCGGTGGTAAAGACCTGATGGTGCTGGACGTGCTGGCCCTGATCAAAGAGCAGGACGAAGGTTTTTCCTACCGTCGTTCCTGCCGCGAGGGCGTTTGCGGCTCCGACGGCATGAACATCAACGGCAAGAACGGCCTGGCGTGCATCACGCCGCTGTCCGCCGTGGTCAAGGGCAACAAGCTGATCGTTCGTCCGCTGCCAGGTTTGCCGGTTATTCGTGACCTGGTCGTCGATATGAGCATCTTCTACAAGCAATACGAGAAGGTGAAGCCATTCCTGCAGAACGATTCGCCGGCTCCGGCCATCGAACGTCTGCAGTCCCCGGAAGAGCGTGAAAAGCTCGACGGTCTGTACGAGTGCATCCTGTGCGCCTGCTGCTCGACCTCGTGCCCATCCTTCTGGTGGAACCCGGACAAATTCCTGGGCCCGGCCGCTCTGCTGCAAGCGTATCGCTTCCTGGCAGACAGCCGCGACACCAAGACGTCCGAGCGTCTGGCTGCACTGGATGACCCGTTCAGCGTATTCCGCTGCCGCGGGATCATGAACTGCGTCAACGTCTGCCCGAAAGGCCTGAACCCGACTAAGGCCATCGGTCACGTACGTAACATGCTGCTGCAAAGCGGCGTGTGATTCAGCTGCTGTACCCGTAGAACCGCTGTACCCGTACAGGTCGGGGCGTGGGCTTCAACCCGCGTCCTGGCTATAACCAGAACCGCCGCTCACAAAGCGGCAGTTCTTATTTTGAAGAAATGAGACAAGCAGGGGCATCCGGGTTGGTACCCGGACTATCAGCGTGATCCTAAGTGGCTTGTTTTGGTCGCTGCATTCGGACTTCTGCAAGTTTGCTCGGTGTTTTCGCCGATGGTGTTCCCCAAATCGAGGGTGACCAAGCATGCAAGAAAGCGTGATGCAGCGCATGTGGAACAGTGCCCACCTCTCCGGTGGTAACGCTGCCTATGTGGAAGAGCTCTACGAGCTCTACCTGCACGACCCTAACGCTGTGCCAGAAGAGTGGCGCACCTACTTTCAGAAGTTGCCGGCTGACGGTAACTCTGCCACTGATGTTTCGCACTCGACAATTCGCGATCATTTCGTGCTGCTGGCAAAGAACCAGCGCCGCGCTCAACCGGTGTCTGCCGGCAGCGTGAGCAGTGAGCACGAGAAGAAGCAAGTTGAAGTGCTGCGACTGATCCAGGCCTACCGGATGCGCGGCCACCAGGCAGCCCAGCTGGACCCGCTGGGGCTGTGGCAGCGTCCTGCACCTGCAGACCTGTCGATCACTCATTACGGCTTGACCAATGCCGATCTTGATACGACCTTCCGTGCCGGCGACCTGTTCATCGGCAAAGAGGAAGCGAGCCTACGCGAAATTCACGAAGCGTTGCAGCAGACATATTGCCGCACCATCGGTGCCGAATTTACGCACATCGTCGATTCCGAGCAGCGCCAGTGGTTCCAGCAGCGTCTGGAAAGCGTTCGTGGCCGTCCGACCTTCTCCGCTGACGTCAAGAGCCACTTGCTCGAGCGCGTCACTGCCGCCGAAGGCCTGGAAAAGTACCTGGGCACCAAATACCCGGGCACCAAGCGTTTCGGCCTGGAAGGTGGCGAAAGCCTGATCCCGCTGCTGGACGAACTGATCCAGCGCTCCGGTTCCTACGGCACCAAGGAAGTCGTCATCGGCATGGCCCACCGCGGCCGTCTGAACGTGCTGGTCAACACCTTCGGCA is drawn from Pseudomonas rhizophila and contains these coding sequences:
- a CDS encoding succinate dehydrogenase iron-sulfur subunit, yielding MLQVSVYRYNPDQDAAPFMQDFQVDTGGKDLMVLDVLALIKEQDEGFSYRRSCREGVCGSDGMNINGKNGLACITPLSAVVKGNKLIVRPLPGLPVIRDLVVDMSIFYKQYEKVKPFLQNDSPAPAIERLQSPEEREKLDGLYECILCACCSTSCPSFWWNPDKFLGPAALLQAYRFLADSRDTKTSERLAALDDPFSVFRCRGIMNCVNVCPKGLNPTKAIGHVRNMLLQSGV
- the sdhA gene encoding succinate dehydrogenase flavoprotein subunit — its product is MANIPTISFDAIIIGGGGAGMRAALQLAQGGHKTAVITKVFPTRSHTVSAQGGITCAIASADPNDDWRWHMYDTVKGSDYIGDQDAIEYMCQEGPAAVFELDHMGLPFSRTETGRIYQRPFGGQSKDYGKGGQAARTCAASDRTGHALLHTLYQGNLKAGTTFLNEYYAVDLVKNQDGAFVGVIAICIETGETTYIRAKATVLATGGAGRIYASTTNALINTGDGVGMALRAGVPVQDIEMWQFHPTGIAGAGVLVTEGCRGEGGYLINKHGERFMERYAPNAKDLAGRDVVARSMVKEIIAGNGCGPNGDHVMLKLDHLGEEVLHSRLPGICELSKTFAHVDPVVAPVPVVPTCHYMMGGVATNIHGQAITQNAEGVDEIIPGLFAVGEVACVSVHGANRLGGNSLLDLVVFGRAAGLHLEKALTEGIEYDDATDANIEAALARLSALNERTEGEDVATLRRELQNCMQNYFGVFRTGEYMQKGIAQLAQLRERIANVKINDKSQAFNTARIEALELQNLLEVAEATAIAAEVRKESRGAHAREDFEDRDDENWLCHTLFFPGEKRVAKRAVNFSPKTVPTFEPKIRTY
- the gltA gene encoding citrate synthase — protein: MADKKAQLIIEGAAPVELPILTGTVGPDVIDVRGLTATGRFTFDPGFMSTASCESKITYIDGDNGILLHRGYPIEQLAEKSDYLETCYLLLNGELPTAEQKAQFVSTVKNHTMVHEQLKTFFNGFRRDAHPMAVMCGVVGALSAFYHDSLDINNPQHREISAIRLVAKMPTLAAMVYKYSMGQPMMYPRNDLTYAENFLHMMFNTPCEIKPISPVLAKAMDRIFILHADHEQNASTSTVRLAGSSGANPFACIAAGIAALWGPAHGGANEAVLTMLDEIGDVSNIDKFIAKAKDKNDPFKLMGFGHRVYKNRDPRATVMKQTCDEVLKELGIKNDPQLELAMRLEEIALTDPYFIERSLYPNVDFYSGIILKAIGIPTSMFTVIFALARTVGWISHWKEMLSSPYKIGRPRQLYTGYESRDITQLEDRK
- the sdhD gene encoding succinate dehydrogenase, hydrophobic membrane anchor protein, with the translated sequence MVTNVTNLSRSGLYDWMAQRVSAVVLAAYFIFLIGYVVANPGLGYAQWHELFANNWMRIFSLLSLVALGAHAWVGMWTIATDYLTPMAFGKSATAVRFLFQAVCGVAMFAYFVWGVQILWGI
- the sdhC gene encoding succinate dehydrogenase, cytochrome b556 subunit, whose product is MKSQRPVNLDLRTIKLPVTAYTSILHRISGVILFVSLAIMLYALDKSLDSEEGFGQVKACLTSPLAKLVIWGILSALLYHLVAGVRHLIMDMGIGETLEGGKLGSKIVIAVSVVVIVLAGVWIW